Proteins from a single region of Sediminitomix flava:
- a CDS encoding peptidylprolyl isomerase, which translates to MKKQILFSLLLAFFFSVGNSYAQKKKKKDEIVTIHTSYGDIVVVLFDETPNHKGNFLNLAKTGFYDSTAFHRVLLDFVVQGGDPNTKPDAKDDRVGLGSEGDDIKAEIVEGILHDRGRIGAARQGDQINPEKKSSASQFYFVQAKDGAHHLDGDYTVFGEVISGMDVVDEIAEVKVDSKGLPEEPVRISMDVKKMKAKKVMKMYGYDLSKSPLNK; encoded by the coding sequence ATGAAAAAACAGATTTTATTTTCCTTGTTATTAGCCTTTTTCTTTAGTGTAGGGAATTCTTATGCGCAAAAGAAGAAGAAAAAAGATGAAATAGTAACGATTCATACTTCATATGGAGATATCGTAGTGGTGTTATTTGATGAAACGCCAAACCATAAAGGAAACTTTTTGAATTTGGCTAAAACAGGTTTTTATGATAGTACAGCCTTTCATAGAGTGTTATTAGATTTTGTAGTACAAGGCGGTGATCCGAATACTAAGCCAGATGCAAAAGATGACAGAGTAGGTTTGGGGTCTGAAGGTGATGATATAAAAGCTGAGATTGTAGAAGGAATTCTGCATGATAGAGGTAGAATTGGTGCTGCAAGACAAGGCGATCAAATCAATCCAGAAAAAAAATCGAGTGCGAGTCAGTTTTACTTTGTTCAAGCCAAAGATGGAGCTCATCATTTAGACGGGGATTATACTGTTTTTGGTGAAGTGATCTCAGGTATGGATGTCGTAGACGAAATTGCTGAGGTTAAAGTAGATTCAAAAGGATTACCAGAAGAACCTGTACGTATCTCTATGGATGTGAAGAAAATGAAGGCGAAAAAGGTAATGAAGATGTATGGTTATGACCTATCTAAATCACCATTAAATAAATAA
- a CDS encoding VanZ family protein yields the protein MKKILEYLLPILWMLFSLFLFLAPPSDFDTGNSLFDFPHKDKVAHIVIFGILSFLWMRVFNRTNLKTGTNISIYALIGFIVLSWAISTEVMQATLTTTRSGDILDVFADLFGGSLGIVGYHILNRTALKVFC from the coding sequence ATGAAAAAAATACTGGAATACCTTTTACCAATCTTGTGGATGCTATTTTCACTGTTTCTATTCTTAGCTCCACCTTCCGATTTTGACACAGGAAATTCTCTTTTTGATTTTCCACACAAAGATAAAGTGGCACATATCGTGATATTTGGTATTCTTTCATTTTTATGGATGAGAGTCTTCAATCGTACAAACCTCAAAACAGGCACAAACATTTCCATTTATGCCTTGATTGGCTTTATTGTACTGTCATGGGCTATTTCTACGGAAGTCATGCAGGCTACGCTGACTACTACAAGAAGTGGAGATATTTTAGATGTTTTTGCAGACCTGTTCGGAGGAAGTTTGGGCATTGTGGGTTATCATATTTTAAATCGAACTGCATTAAAAGTCTTTTGCTAA
- the hxpB gene encoding hexitol phosphatase HxpB, with protein MIKGVILDMDGLLIDSEPHWRTALVNVFRGLGIEMTRDMAKQTMGLRTADVVAYWYNIYKWEGPSVEEVCDRILEEVDRLVWAEGKIMPGVNELVKWVKANNLKLGLASSSPMSLIKSFVKKIGIENELEALRSGSEEAYGKPHPVVYIETAKELGLKPEECLAFEDSFTGLLAAKAARMKAVAVPEEADRKDPRFCIADVQLASLLDFNDEVFEKIIS; from the coding sequence ATGATAAAAGGGGTAATTCTTGACATGGACGGTCTACTGATCGACTCAGAACCACATTGGAGAACAGCACTAGTAAATGTTTTCAGAGGCTTAGGCATCGAGATGACTCGAGATATGGCTAAACAAACGATGGGACTTCGTACCGCCGATGTTGTAGCTTATTGGTACAATATCTACAAATGGGAAGGGCCTAGTGTGGAAGAAGTCTGTGACCGTATTTTAGAAGAAGTAGATAGACTTGTATGGGCTGAAGGTAAAATAATGCCGGGTGTCAATGAGTTGGTAAAATGGGTGAAAGCTAATAACCTAAAGTTAGGATTAGCATCTTCTTCTCCAATGTCACTTATTAAGTCTTTCGTGAAAAAGATTGGCATCGAAAACGAGCTAGAGGCTCTGCGCTCTGGAAGTGAAGAAGCGTATGGCAAACCTCACCCTGTCGTTTATATAGAGACAGCAAAAGAACTAGGGCTAAAGCCAGAAGAATGTTTAGCTTTTGAAGATTCTTTCACAGGGCTTCTAGCCGCAAAAGCAGCTCGAATGAAAGCTGTAGCTGTACCGGAAGAAGCTGACCGTAAAGACCCACGTTTTTGTATTGCGGACGTTCAACTAGCTTCACTTTTAGACTTCAATGACGAGGTCTTTGAAAAAATAATTAGTTAG
- a CDS encoding M20/M25/M40 family metallo-hydrolase, whose protein sequence is MKNIYKILSVLTLGLTSAFAIRKISAASQAVRTNSYKSLDHIRKAALEHFSKVLQFETVSYHEKEKIDFPKFIELRKYLFKSYPLIESKLEKDVVNEHSLLYTWKGKNPKLKPILLMAHMDVVPVDKSTLHQWKHKPFSGALASGYVWGRGALDMKVALVSIFEAVEELLRTGFEPERSILLAFGHDEEVGGKGGAEQIAKVIKEKGLEPEFVFDEGLAITEKVVPNTHKPIAMIGIAEKGSVYYELSVKVQDGHSSMPPKQTAIGVLAEAIHKLQKNPLQARITFPVEKFLEYIAPSTSVLPKFLFKNQKLFDKLILNSFSKTASGNALVRTTMAPTVLKSGFRENIMPSEGSVILNYRMLPGDDVESVRRYIEDVIDNKNISIQIKDSWRDNPSPIANIENEGWDAIYETISELFPEAVIAPSLTLAGTDSRKYLEFTSDVYRFLPLRMKPKDLDRVHGINERISQDNYMEMIVYYMTLVHKMCGKKGQNKFLDIEKVTNTERAMTQDV, encoded by the coding sequence ATGAAAAATATCTATAAAATACTTTCTGTACTTACCTTAGGACTAACATCCGCTTTTGCCATTCGAAAAATCTCGGCGGCATCTCAAGCTGTAAGAACGAATTCGTATAAAAGTTTGGACCATATTCGAAAAGCCGCACTAGAACATTTCTCAAAAGTCCTCCAATTCGAGACTGTTTCTTATCATGAAAAGGAGAAAATAGATTTCCCTAAATTCATTGAACTCCGAAAATATTTATTCAAATCCTATCCCCTTATTGAAAGTAAGCTAGAAAAAGATGTTGTGAACGAACATAGCCTACTTTATACTTGGAAAGGAAAAAATCCGAAATTAAAACCTATACTACTCATGGCACATATGGACGTTGTGCCTGTCGATAAATCAACGTTACATCAGTGGAAACACAAGCCTTTTAGTGGAGCTTTAGCTTCTGGCTATGTTTGGGGAAGAGGAGCCTTGGATATGAAAGTTGCACTTGTATCCATCTTTGAAGCAGTTGAAGAATTGCTCCGTACAGGTTTTGAACCCGAAAGAAGTATTTTACTCGCTTTCGGACACGATGAAGAAGTTGGGGGAAAAGGAGGTGCTGAACAGATAGCAAAAGTGATTAAAGAAAAAGGTCTTGAACCCGAATTTGTATTTGACGAAGGGCTTGCTATCACTGAAAAAGTTGTTCCTAATACTCACAAACCGATCGCTATGATTGGCATTGCAGAGAAAGGTTCTGTCTATTACGAACTTTCTGTAAAAGTACAAGATGGACATTCTTCAATGCCTCCAAAACAAACCGCCATCGGAGTGCTTGCTGAAGCTATTCATAAACTACAGAAAAACCCTTTACAAGCTAGAATCACTTTTCCTGTAGAAAAATTCTTAGAGTACATTGCTCCATCAACTTCTGTACTGCCTAAGTTTTTATTTAAAAATCAGAAACTTTTCGATAAACTAATTCTGAATTCCTTCTCTAAAACAGCCTCTGGAAATGCACTTGTTCGCACAACAATGGCTCCAACCGTATTAAAATCGGGCTTTAGAGAAAATATAATGCCTTCAGAAGGTTCGGTCATTCTCAATTATCGTATGCTTCCTGGGGATGATGTAGAAAGTGTAAGAAGATACATCGAAGATGTGATTGATAATAAAAACATCAGCATACAGATTAAGGATAGTTGGAGGGATAACCCGTCTCCGATCGCAAATATCGAAAATGAAGGTTGGGATGCTATTTATGAAACAATTTCAGAACTTTTCCCTGAAGCAGTCATTGCACCATCCCTTACATTAGCAGGTACCGATTCAAGAAAATACCTTGAATTTACTTCTGACGTTTATCGCTTCCTGCCTCTCCGTATGAAACCAAAAGATTTGGATAGAGTGCACGGAATCAATGAACGAATCTCACAAGACAATTACATGGAAATGATTGTCTACTACATGACACTCGTTCATAAAATGTGTGGAAAAAAAGGACAAAATAAATTCTTAGATATTGAAAAAGTAACAAATACAGAAAGAGCAATGACTCAAGATGTATAG
- a CDS encoding thymidylate synthase, whose translation MVQYHELLNKILTEGVKKGDRTGTGTLSVFGHQMRFDLSEGFPLLTTKKLHTKSIIHELLWFLKGDTNVRYLQENGVRIWNEWADENGELGPVYGKQWRAWEKPNGETVDQIANVIDQLKNNPNSRRMMVVAYNPSDVEEMALPPCHSLFQFYVAEGKLSCQLYQRSADVFLGVPFNIASYALLTMMMAQVCGLEAGDFVHTLGDAHLYSNHLDQARLQLTRDCRALPTMKMNPDVKDIFDFKYEDFSLEGYDPHPHIKAAVSV comes from the coding sequence ATGGTTCAATATCATGAATTATTGAATAAGATTTTGACTGAAGGAGTCAAAAAGGGGGACCGAACCGGAACAGGTACTTTGAGTGTGTTCGGGCATCAAATGCGTTTTGATCTTTCAGAAGGTTTTCCATTGCTAACTACTAAGAAATTACACACTAAATCGATCATTCATGAGCTTTTATGGTTTTTGAAAGGAGACACGAATGTTCGATATCTACAAGAAAATGGTGTTCGTATTTGGAATGAGTGGGCTGATGAAAATGGCGAGTTAGGTCCTGTTTATGGTAAACAGTGGCGTGCTTGGGAAAAACCAAACGGAGAGACTGTTGACCAAATAGCCAATGTGATCGATCAGCTGAAGAATAATCCGAATAGCCGAAGAATGATGGTTGTGGCTTACAATCCTTCTGATGTAGAAGAGATGGCCTTGCCTCCTTGTCATTCTTTATTCCAGTTTTATGTAGCTGAGGGTAAACTTTCATGTCAATTGTATCAGCGTTCTGCTGATGTGTTTTTGGGAGTTCCTTTCAATATAGCCTCTTATGCACTCTTGACCATGATGATGGCACAAGTTTGTGGTTTGGAAGCTGGAGATTTTGTTCACACACTAGGTGACGCACACTTATATTCAAATCATCTGGATCAAGCAAGATTACAACTTACAAGAGATTGTAGAGCTTTACCTACAATGAAAATGAATCCAGATGTGAAAGATATTTTTGATTTCAAATATGAAGATTTTAGCCTAGAAGGCTATGATCCTCATCCGCATATTAAGGCGGCAGTTAGCGTTTAA